The following are encoded in a window of Lactobacillus acidophilus genomic DNA:
- a CDS encoding ABC transporter ATP-binding protein translates to MPEKKKILEVKHLKQYFKNGRNVTKAVDDVSFDIYEGETFGLVGESGSGKTTTGRSILQLYNPTSGEVIFEGKNVAGVKSRADKLAFTRDAQMIFQDPYASLNPRMTVEDIIAEGLDIHHLVKSKEERIKRVEELLETVGLNESHASRFPHEFSGGQRQRIGIARALAVEPKFIVADEPISALDVSIQAQVVNLMIELQKKRGLTYLFIAHDLSMVKFISDRIGVMHYGKLLEVGPADDVYDRPLHDYTKSLISAVPIPDPDVERSRKRIPYDAQKEEMDGKERSMHEIRPGHFVRCTDDEVKHYQQVAASYED, encoded by the coding sequence ATGCCAGAAAAAAAGAAAATTTTGGAAGTAAAACATCTAAAACAATACTTTAAAAATGGCCGTAATGTAACCAAAGCTGTTGATGACGTAAGTTTTGATATTTATGAAGGTGAAACCTTTGGTTTAGTTGGTGAATCTGGTTCAGGTAAGACAACTACTGGTCGTTCAATTTTACAATTGTATAATCCAACTAGTGGTGAGGTCATTTTTGAAGGTAAAAATGTGGCTGGTGTTAAGTCACGCGCTGACAAGTTAGCTTTTACTAGGGATGCACAAATGATTTTCCAAGATCCGTATGCTTCTCTTAACCCAAGAATGACTGTTGAAGATATTATTGCAGAAGGTCTTGATATTCACCATTTAGTTAAGAGCAAAGAGGAGAGAATTAAAAGAGTAGAAGAACTTCTTGAAACTGTTGGATTGAATGAAAGTCACGCCAGCCGTTTTCCTCACGAATTCTCAGGTGGTCAGCGTCAAAGAATTGGGATAGCCCGTGCATTAGCAGTAGAACCTAAATTTATTGTCGCTGATGAACCGATTTCCGCTTTGGATGTGTCAATTCAAGCTCAGGTTGTTAATTTGATGATTGAATTGCAGAAAAAGCGCGGCTTAACGTACTTATTTATTGCACACGATTTATCAATGGTTAAATTTATTTCAGATCGTATTGGAGTTATGCACTATGGTAAGTTGCTTGAAGTTGGTCCAGCTGATGATGTTTATGATCGTCCGCTTCATGACTATACTAAGAGTTTGATTTCTGCTGTGCCAATTCCAGATCCAGATGTAGAACGCAGTCGTAAACGTATCCCTTATGACGCACAAAAAGAAGAAATGGATGGTAAAGAACGCAGTATGCACGAAATTCGTCCAGGTCATTTTGTACGTTGTACAGATGATGAAGTTAAGCATTATCAACAAGTTGCGGCAAGTTACGAAGATTAA
- the opp3b gene encoding oligopeptide ABC transporter permease: MARYLLKRIFYMVLTLFIVATVTFFLMKLMPGSPYANEAKMTLTQRQIMDQQYGLNKPVWQQYLIYIGGMLHGDFGTSFQYSNQPVSALIGARLGASMQLGLQALVLGVILGVIVGAIAAVNQGTWVDSTATVISIIGKSVPNFVLAVLLQYYIGLKLGWFPIAGWGQFSQTIMPTIALAVGPFAETARFIRTSMVDTLSSDYIELGKAKGLSRMEVIRKHAMRNSMIPLVTLIGPYAVALMTGSMVIENIFNIPGIGEQFVKSILTNDYPTIMGITMVYCIGLVVILLITDIIYGLIDPRIRLDESEA, encoded by the coding sequence ATGGCTAGATACCTATTGAAACGTATTTTTTATATGGTCCTCACTTTGTTTATCGTAGCCACGGTAACCTTCTTCTTAATGAAGTTAATGCCTGGTTCACCTTATGCTAACGAGGCAAAGATGACATTGACTCAACGTCAAATTATGGACCAACAATATGGTTTGAATAAGCCTGTATGGCAACAATATTTAATTTATATTGGTGGAATGCTACATGGCGATTTTGGAACTTCTTTCCAATACAGTAATCAACCTGTCTCTGCATTGATCGGCGCTCGTTTAGGCGCATCAATGCAATTAGGACTTCAGGCTTTAGTTCTTGGCGTTATTCTCGGGGTAATTGTTGGCGCAATTGCTGCTGTTAACCAAGGTACTTGGGTTGACTCAACTGCAACTGTAATCTCTATTATTGGTAAATCAGTTCCTAACTTCGTTTTGGCTGTGCTTCTTCAATACTACATTGGGTTAAAATTGGGCTGGTTCCCAATAGCCGGCTGGGGGCAATTCTCGCAAACAATCATGCCAACGATTGCTTTAGCAGTAGGGCCTTTTGCCGAGACCGCCAGGTTTATTAGAACAAGTATGGTTGATACTTTAAGTAGTGACTACATCGAATTAGGTAAAGCTAAAGGTTTAAGCAGAATGGAAGTTATTAGAAAGCACGCAATGCGTAACTCAATGATTCCGCTTGTTACTTTAATTGGGCCTTATGCAGTTGCCTTAATGACTGGTTCAATGGTTATTGAAAACATCTTCAATATTCCAGGAATTGGTGAACAATTTGTTAAGTCTATTTTGACTAACGACTATCCAACTATTATGGGAATTACAATGGTCTACTGTATTGGCCTTGTAGTAATCTTGTTAATCACTGATATTATCTATGGATTGATTGATCCGAGAATTAGATTAGATGAAAGCGAGGCTTAA
- the guaB gene encoding IMP dehydrogenase, with product MSNWDTKFAKKGLTFDDVLLIPAESHVLPNEVNLSTKLADNIKLNIPLISAGMDTVTEGAMAIAMALQGGLGVVHKNMSIQAQAGEVANVKSVIVPSGASKAAVDDQHRLLCAAAVGVTSDTFERAEALLEAGADAIIIDTAHGHSAGVLRKIKEIREHFPKQTLIAGNVATGDATRALFDAGVDVVKVGIGPGSICTTRIVAGVGVPQITAIYDAATAAREYNKPIIADGGIKYSGDVVKALAAGGNAVMLGSMLSGTTEAPGDIFEDNGKKFKRYRGMGSVGAMAQAHGSSDRYFQGGVNEANKLVPEGVEARVEYKGDVSDVVFQIDGGLRSGMGYCGAANIPELIEKAQFVQITNAGLRESHPHDVQMTKEAPNYK from the coding sequence ATGTCAAATTGGGATACAAAATTCGCTAAAAAAGGTTTAACTTTCGATGATGTTTTATTAATTCCGGCAGAAAGTCATGTTTTACCAAACGAAGTTAATTTAAGTACTAAACTTGCTGATAACATTAAATTAAATATTCCATTGATCAGTGCAGGTATGGATACCGTTACTGAAGGAGCAATGGCAATTGCAATGGCTCTCCAAGGTGGGCTCGGTGTTGTACATAAGAATATGTCTATTCAGGCACAAGCTGGCGAAGTAGCTAACGTTAAGAGTGTAATTGTACCAAGCGGCGCATCTAAAGCAGCAGTAGACGATCAACATAGATTGCTTTGTGCTGCAGCAGTTGGTGTAACTAGCGATACATTTGAAAGAGCAGAAGCACTTCTTGAAGCAGGTGCAGATGCAATTATAATTGATACTGCTCATGGTCATTCCGCAGGAGTATTACGTAAAATTAAAGAAATTCGTGAACATTTTCCAAAGCAAACTTTAATTGCAGGAAATGTGGCAACTGGGGATGCAACTCGTGCATTATTTGATGCTGGTGTTGATGTAGTTAAAGTCGGTATCGGACCTGGTTCAATTTGTACTACCAGAATTGTGGCTGGTGTTGGTGTTCCTCAAATTACTGCAATTTATGACGCTGCAACGGCAGCACGCGAATACAACAAGCCAATTATTGCCGATGGTGGTATTAAATATTCTGGTGATGTAGTTAAAGCATTAGCAGCTGGTGGTAACGCTGTAATGCTTGGTAGTATGCTTAGTGGAACTACTGAAGCACCTGGTGACATTTTTGAAGACAATGGTAAGAAGTTCAAGCGTTACCGTGGTATGGGGTCTGTTGGTGCGATGGCTCAAGCACATGGTTCAAGTGATCGTTATTTCCAAGGTGGAGTTAATGAAGCAAATAAGCTTGTTCCAGAAGGTGTTGAAGCTCGTGTTGAATACAAAGGCGATGTTTCTGATGTAGTTTTCCAAATTGATGGTGGACTTCGTTCAGGTATGGGATATTGTGGTGCAGCTAATATTCCAGAGTTGATTGAAAAGGCCCAATTTGTTCAAATTACTAATGCTGGTCTTCGTGAATCTCATCCGCATGATGTTCAAATGACTAAAGAAGCACCTAATTATAAATAA
- a CDS encoding ABC transporter ATP-binding protein, whose translation MPEERVLDVKNLKIDFHTYAGEVKAIRDVSFHLNKGETLAIVGESGSGKSVTTRSIIGLLARNAKIQGGEINFHGKNLLELPEKEMQKIRGNEISMIFQDPMTSLDPTMKIGQQIAEPLIKHKGASKKEAWAKALEMMRAVGIPNAEERINEYPHQFSGGMRQRIVIAIALICEPEILLADEPTTALDVTVQAEILDLMKDLQKRVKTSIIFITHDLGVVAGMADRVAVMYAGEFLEFGGVDEIFYDPQHPYTWGLINSMPTLDSDTLESIPGTPPNLLDPPKGDPFAPRNKYAMKIDIERKPPFFKVTDTHYAATWLLAPGAPKVDPPAEIQRRWKKYDFMKQEDKLPKVK comes from the coding sequence ATGCCAGAAGAAAGAGTTTTAGATGTTAAAAATTTAAAAATTGATTTCCACACTTATGCTGGTGAGGTTAAGGCTATTCGTGATGTTTCTTTTCACTTAAATAAGGGTGAGACTTTAGCAATCGTAGGTGAATCAGGTTCAGGAAAATCTGTTACTACACGTAGTATTATCGGCTTGTTAGCACGTAATGCTAAAATTCAGGGCGGTGAAATTAATTTCCACGGTAAGAATCTTTTAGAATTACCAGAAAAAGAAATGCAAAAGATTCGTGGTAATGAAATTTCAATGATTTTCCAGGATCCAATGACTTCACTTGATCCAACAATGAAGATTGGTCAACAAATTGCAGAGCCTTTGATTAAGCATAAGGGTGCATCTAAAAAAGAAGCTTGGGCTAAAGCACTTGAAATGATGAGGGCAGTTGGTATTCCTAATGCGGAAGAAAGAATTAATGAATACCCACACCAATTTTCAGGTGGTATGAGACAAAGAATTGTTATCGCAATTGCCCTTATTTGTGAGCCGGAAATTTTGCTTGCGGATGAACCAACTACTGCGCTTGATGTAACGGTACAAGCTGAAATTTTGGATTTGATGAAGGATTTACAAAAGAGAGTAAAAACTTCGATTATTTTCATTACTCACGACTTGGGTGTAGTAGCTGGAATGGCAGATCGTGTAGCTGTAATGTATGCTGGTGAATTCTTAGAATTCGGTGGTGTAGATGAAATTTTCTATGATCCACAACATCCATACACTTGGGGTTTGATTAATTCAATGCCTACGCTTGATAGTGATACACTTGAATCTATCCCAGGTACGCCACCTAACTTACTTGATCCTCCTAAGGGTGATCCATTTGCCCCAAGAAATAAGTATGCAATGAAAATTGATATTGAGCGTAAACCGCCATTTTTTAAGGTGACCGATACTCACTATGCTGCAACTTGGTTACTTGCACCAGGTGCACCTAAAGTTGATCCACCAGCAGAAATTCAAAGGCGCTGGAAGAAATATGATTTTATGAAACAAGAAGATAAATTACCAAAGGTTAAGTAA
- the greA gene encoding transcription elongation factor GreA, whose translation MVYFQKMTPEGYKQIEDEIARLKKDRPRRIKILQDARALGDLSENTEYTEAKRDLGHLQSRLRYLDKQLKYAEIVETKDDGKVDLGKTVVLKFDDDDETEEYKIVGRMEANLEDGKISFDSPLGQAIMKKEAGVTSIVEAPAGEYKVTIVEVK comes from the coding sequence ATGGTATATTTTCAAAAAATGACGCCAGAAGGCTATAAACAAATTGAAGATGAAATTGCACGTTTAAAGAAAGATCGTCCACGTAGAATTAAGATTTTACAGGACGCTCGTGCATTGGGAGACTTATCAGAAAATACTGAATATACTGAAGCTAAGCGCGATTTAGGACATTTACAAAGTCGGCTACGTTATTTAGATAAACAATTAAAATATGCGGAAATCGTTGAAACTAAAGATGACGGTAAAGTAGATCTAGGTAAGACTGTTGTATTAAAGTTTGACGATGACGATGAAACCGAAGAATATAAGATTGTCGGCCGGATGGAAGCAAATTTAGAGGATGGTAAAATCTCTTTTGACTCACCACTTGGGCAAGCAATTATGAAAAAAGAAGCAGGGGTAACTTCAATTGTTGAAGCACCTGCTGGAGAATATAAAGTAACAATTGTAGAAGTAAAATAA
- a CDS encoding C1 family peptidase, whose amino-acid sequence MAHELTVQELEKFSADFNKNPKNKIIARAAQRSGVLEASYNDRVEGELTRVFSTELDTDNVTNQLHSGRCWEFSTLNVLRHAFGKKYKAKNFTFSQAYNFFWDKIERANMFYNRILDSADMPLDSRQVKADLDFAGADGGQFQMAAALVEKYGVVPSYAMPETFNTNNTTSFATALGDKLKKDALVLRELKQYGKDDEIAKTREKFLSEVYQMTAIAVGEPPKTFDLEYRDDDKKYHLDKNLTPLEFLHKYMGEVDFDDYVVLTNAPDHEYNKLYGLPAEDNIEGSLRIKLLNVPMEYLSSAAIAQLKDGEAVWFGNDVLRQMDRKTGYLDTNLYKLDDLFGVDLKMSKADRLRTGVGEVSHAMTLVGVDEDNGEIRQWKVENSWGEKSGSKGFFVMSNDWFNDYVYEVVVHKKYLTDKQKELAEGPITDLPAWDSLA is encoded by the coding sequence ATGGCTCATGAACTCACTGTGCAAGAACTAGAAAAGTTCTCTGCTGATTTTAACAAGAATCCAAAGAATAAAATTATTGCTCGTGCGGCTCAACGTAGCGGTGTGCTCGAAGCATCTTACAACGATCGCGTAGAAGGTGAATTAACTCGCGTTTTTTCAACGGAATTAGATACTGACAACGTTACTAACCAACTTCACTCAGGTCGTTGCTGGGAGTTTTCAACCTTAAATGTTTTGCGTCATGCATTTGGCAAGAAGTACAAAGCAAAGAACTTTACCTTCTCACAAGCCTACAACTTCTTCTGGGATAAGATTGAACGTGCTAATATGTTCTACAATCGTATCTTAGATAGTGCTGACATGCCTCTTGATTCTCGTCAAGTGAAAGCTGATCTCGACTTTGCTGGTGCAGACGGTGGACAATTCCAAATGGCTGCCGCATTAGTAGAAAAATATGGCGTTGTTCCTTCATACGCAATGCCTGAAACTTTCAACACTAATAATACAACTAGCTTTGCGACAGCTCTTGGTGACAAGCTTAAAAAAGACGCATTAGTTCTTCGTGAATTAAAGCAATATGGTAAAGATGACGAAATCGCTAAGACTCGTGAAAAATTCTTGAGTGAAGTTTACCAAATGACTGCTATCGCTGTCGGTGAACCACCTAAGACGTTTGATCTTGAATATCGTGATGATGATAAGAAATATCATTTAGACAAGAATCTTACACCACTTGAATTCTTACATAAGTATATGGGTGAGGTTGATTTTGATGACTATGTTGTTTTAACTAATGCACCTGATCATGAATACAACAAGTTATACGGTCTTCCAGCAGAAGATAACATTGAAGGCTCACTTAGAATCAAGCTTTTAAATGTACCTATGGAATACTTATCATCAGCTGCTATTGCTCAATTAAAAGATGGTGAAGCAGTATGGTTTGGTAACGATGTTCTTCGTCAAATGGACCGCAAGACTGGTTATCTTGATACTAACCTTTACAAACTTGACGATTTATTCGGCGTTGATCTTAAGATGTCTAAAGCTGACAGATTAAGGACTGGTGTTGGTGAAGTTTCACACGCAATGACCTTGGTTGGTGTTGATGAAGATAATGGCGAAATCCGTCAATGGAAGGTCGAAAACTCATGGGGCGAAAAATCTGGTTCTAAAGGATTCTTTGTTATGAGTAATGACTGGTTCAACGACTATGTATATGAAGTTGTTGTTCACAAGAAGTATTTAACCGATAAGCAAAAAGAACTTGCAGAAGGTCCTATTACCGACTTGCCTGCATGGGATTCATTAGCTTAA
- a CDS encoding ABC transporter permease — protein MAEEKLNLPADAFEPLSKDEAQDNENIAGPSLSFAQNVWIRFKQRKAAVISAIIVIVMIVVSFGSTPFINKSTLVKSHPQYANLPAKVPGMDAINGLNGKIKQNGKWVDAYAQNGVPKNKYFIAGTDYLGRSLGQRIIYGTKISLIVALVAAFFDLTIGVAYGIVSGWKGGGVDNVMQRIIEIISSVPNLIIVVLMLVVLKPGITSIILAIAISSWTTMARQVRAETLSLKNEEYVLAARSLGESPWKIAWKHLVPNLSSIIIIQTMYTIPTAIFFEAFLSFIGIGISAPETSLGVLLNEGQKNFQFLPYQMWYPAIILCILMIAFNLLGDGLRDAFDPRGQR, from the coding sequence ATGGCTGAAGAAAAATTAAACCTTCCTGCAGATGCCTTTGAACCTTTATCAAAAGATGAGGCACAAGATAATGAAAATATAGCTGGTCCATCACTTTCATTTGCACAAAACGTTTGGATCCGTTTTAAGCAAAGAAAGGCAGCTGTGATTTCAGCAATTATCGTTATTGTTATGATTGTCGTTTCTTTTGGTTCAACGCCATTTATTAACAAATCTACTTTGGTTAAATCACATCCGCAATATGCTAACTTACCTGCAAAAGTTCCAGGAATGGATGCAATTAATGGCTTAAACGGTAAGATTAAGCAAAATGGTAAATGGGTTGATGCCTATGCTCAAAATGGAGTACCCAAGAATAAGTACTTTATTGCTGGTACCGACTACTTAGGCCGTTCTTTAGGTCAAAGAATTATCTATGGTACAAAAATTTCATTGATTGTTGCATTGGTTGCAGCCTTCTTTGACTTAACAATTGGTGTTGCGTACGGAATAGTGTCCGGATGGAAAGGCGGGGGAGTCGATAACGTGATGCAGCGGATAATCGAAATTATCTCCTCCGTACCTAACTTAATTATTGTTGTTTTGATGTTGGTTGTGTTAAAGCCAGGTATTACTTCAATTATCTTGGCTATTGCCATTTCGAGTTGGACAACGATGGCTCGACAGGTCCGAGCCGAGACGCTGAGTTTAAAGAATGAAGAATATGTTTTAGCAGCTCGTTCACTTGGTGAATCACCTTGGAAGATTGCTTGGAAACACTTAGTTCCTAACCTTTCAAGTATCATTATTATTCAAACAATGTACACCATTCCAACTGCTATTTTCTTCGAAGCATTCTTGAGTTTCATCGGTATTGGGATTTCAGCACCAGAAACTTCACTTGGTGTACTTCTAAATGAAGGTCAAAAGAACTTCCAATTCTTACCATACCAAATGTGGTACCCAGCAATTATTTTGTGTATCTTGATGATTGCATTTAACTTACTTGGTGATGGTTTGCGTGATGCATTTGATCCAAGAGGACAAAGATAG
- a CDS encoding Hsp20/alpha crystallin family protein, which translates to MANDMMNRRNDMMDAMNDWFGFPRNFFDDSEIENIMQSDVAETDKDYVVKIDMPGMNKDDIKLNYKDGVLSVAGTRKAFKDTNDKERNIIHKERSEGSISRSYRLPNVVANEIHAKYDNGVLTITLPKQTAGDDDNSIQID; encoded by the coding sequence ATGGCAAACGATATGATGAATCGTCGCAATGATATGATGGATGCAATGAACGATTGGTTTGGTTTTCCAAGAAACTTCTTTGATGACAGCGAAATTGAAAATATCATGCAATCAGATGTTGCAGAAACTGATAAGGACTATGTAGTTAAGATTGATATGCCCGGCATGAATAAAGACGACATCAAACTTAATTACAAAGATGGCGTTTTAAGCGTGGCCGGTACTAGAAAAGCCTTTAAAGATACTAACGATAAGGAAAGAAATATCATCCACAAAGAAAGAAGCGAAGGTAGTATCTCAAGAAGCTATAGATTGCCAAATGTAGTTGCAAATGAGATTCATGCAAAGTATGATAATGGTGTATTAACCATCACCCTACCAAAGCAAACTGCTGGGGATGATGATAATTCTATCCAGATTGATTAA